From one Acidobacteriota bacterium genomic stretch:
- a CDS encoding thiamine phosphate synthase encodes MASVGRLHVLTTDAYGGAIDHLEIARESLAGGADTIQYRAKADGSKLTEPRLLELIDLSRRYEATLLVNDDVGLAARYGLGVHLGAGDVNPMEARRRLGARACIGFTVHDAREARYSRELPVDYVGVGPVFGSTSKPSAGPALGLDGLARIVGEVQVPVIAIGNIRVESVRAVLAAGAYGVAVGAAVAAAANRRDATRALSDTMGVRETLP; translated from the coding sequence GTGGCTAGCGTCGGCAGACTGCATGTGTTGACGACGGACGCCTACGGTGGGGCGATCGATCACCTGGAGATTGCCCGGGAGTCCCTCGCCGGTGGGGCCGATACGATCCAGTATCGAGCGAAGGCCGACGGGTCGAAACTCACCGAGCCGCGTCTGCTGGAGTTGATCGACCTGAGTCGCCGTTACGAGGCGACGTTGCTGGTGAATGATGACGTGGGCCTCGCGGCTCGATACGGCCTGGGTGTACACCTCGGCGCAGGGGATGTTAATCCGATGGAGGCGCGACGTCGCCTGGGGGCGAGGGCCTGCATCGGTTTTACGGTGCACGATGCGCGCGAGGCACGATACTCCCGCGAGTTGCCGGTCGACTATGTGGGTGTCGGCCCGGTCTTCGGAAGCACCAGCAAGCCGTCGGCAGGGCCGGCGCTCGGACTCGACGGACTCGCGCGGATCGTCGGTGAGGTCCAGGTTCCGGTCATCGCGATCGGGAACATCCGGGTAGAATCGGTCCGGGCGGTCCTCGCCGCCGGCGCCTACGGCGTCGCGGTTGGGGCGGCGGTCGCGGCGGCGGCGAATCGCCGTGATGCAACACGAGCGCTGTCGGATACCATGGGGGTGCGGGAGACGTTGCCATGA
- a CDS encoding thiazole synthase — translation MAGHRFHSRLLLGTARYPSRRHLLESLSASGTEIATVSIRRVGMQTGEGNLYEALTQRGLRLLPNTAGCYTAHDAVLTAQLAREALGTDWIKLEVIADDDTLLPDTDGLLQAARTLIADGFVVLPYTNDDPVTALKLEDLGCAAVMPLGAPIGSGLGIRNPHNLELIRRRAGVPVIVDAGVGTASDVTVALELGCDAVLLNTAVARARDPELMAKAMRHAAEAGRDAYRAGRIPRKELAVASSPRVGRIGRDRGASRT, via the coding sequence CTGGCGGGACACCGGTTTCACTCACGGTTGTTGCTCGGCACCGCCCGCTACCCCAGCCGGAGGCATCTGCTGGAATCGTTGTCCGCATCGGGTACGGAGATCGCCACGGTTTCGATACGTCGCGTGGGGATGCAGACCGGTGAAGGGAATCTCTACGAAGCCCTGACACAGCGCGGGCTTCGTCTGCTTCCGAATACCGCCGGTTGCTACACGGCCCACGACGCCGTGTTGACGGCCCAGCTTGCTCGAGAGGCGCTCGGGACGGACTGGATCAAGCTGGAGGTCATCGCTGACGACGACACACTGTTGCCGGATACCGATGGGTTGCTGCAGGCGGCGCGGACACTGATCGCCGACGGCTTCGTCGTTCTGCCGTACACCAATGACGACCCGGTCACCGCGCTCAAGCTTGAGGATCTGGGTTGTGCGGCGGTGATGCCTCTCGGGGCGCCGATCGGGTCGGGTCTCGGGATTCGTAACCCGCACAACCTCGAACTGATCCGGCGGCGGGCCGGAGTTCCGGTCATCGTGGATGCCGGTGTCGGCACCGCGTCGGACGTGACGGTTGCGCTGGAATTGGGTTGCGATGCCGTTCTCCTCAATACGGCCGTCGCGCGGGCGCGCGACCCCGAGCTGATGGCGAAGGCGATGCGACATGCGGCCGAGGCCGGCCGAGACGCGTACCGTGCCGGTCGCATCCCGCGAAAAGAGCTGGCCGTGGCTTCATCCCCACGGGTGGGTCGCATCGGTCGTGATCGAGGGGCGTCGCGAACCTGA
- the moeB gene encoding molybdopterin-synthase adenylyltransferase MoeB, with the protein MTDRPPGGPDLTPEEIGRYSRHLTLPGVGLDGQKRLSRGSALIVGAGGLGAPAAVYLAAAGVGRIGIVEFDRVESSNLQRQVLYTTDDVGRPKLQVAIERLQAINPHVEFVGHDTRLDASNALGILSGYDVILDGTDNFPTRYLVNDACLRLDKPNVHGSIFRFEGQVSVFWAEHGPCYRCLFPEPPPAGSVPNCAEGGVLGVLPGTVGTLQATEAIKLLLGHGELLTGRLLLYDALSMQVRILELRRDPDCPGCGPGMRDRPLVDVASTCARNEPKSVDAVSVTDLARELAADGNARVLDVRTAEERQICRIPDHAWIPLDQLAGRWEELDRSAPWVVYCHTGIRSAAATGYLTEQGIHNVRNLTGGIDEWSTRIDPVVPRY; encoded by the coding sequence TTGACCGATCGTCCGCCCGGCGGCCCCGATCTGACCCCGGAAGAGATCGGCCGCTACAGCCGGCATCTAACACTTCCCGGTGTCGGCCTCGATGGGCAGAAGCGCCTGAGCCGTGGAAGTGCATTGATCGTCGGTGCCGGCGGTCTCGGCGCTCCCGCCGCGGTCTACCTGGCGGCCGCCGGCGTCGGCAGAATCGGCATTGTCGAATTCGATCGCGTCGAGAGCAGCAATCTCCAGCGCCAGGTCCTCTACACCACCGATGACGTCGGTCGCCCCAAACTACAGGTTGCGATCGAGCGACTCCAGGCGATCAACCCACATGTCGAGTTCGTCGGGCATGACACCCGGCTGGACGCGAGCAACGCCCTTGGCATCTTGTCCGGCTACGACGTGATCCTCGACGGAACCGACAATTTCCCCACGCGCTACCTGGTAAACGACGCCTGCCTTCGACTGGACAAGCCCAACGTTCACGGAAGCATCTTCCGCTTCGAGGGACAGGTTTCCGTCTTCTGGGCCGAGCACGGTCCATGTTATCGATGCCTGTTCCCCGAACCCCCTCCCGCCGGATCGGTACCGAACTGTGCCGAAGGCGGCGTCCTCGGCGTCCTTCCCGGCACGGTTGGAACGCTGCAAGCCACCGAGGCCATCAAGCTATTACTCGGACACGGCGAACTACTCACCGGCCGATTACTTCTCTACGACGCTCTTTCGATGCAGGTCCGTATTCTCGAACTTCGGCGGGACCCCGACTGCCCCGGTTGCGGCCCCGGCATGCGGGATCGCCCCCTGGTCGATGTCGCCTCCACCTGTGCCCGCAACGAACCGAAATCGGTGGACGCCGTCTCCGTGACGGATCTCGCACGGGAGCTGGCCGCCGATGGCAACGCCCGTGTGCTTGACGTACGGACCGCAGAGGAACGACAGATCTGCCGGATCCCGGATCATGCGTGGATCCCGTTGGACCAGCTGGCGGGACGTTGGGAGGAGCTCGACCGCTCCGCACCCTGGGTCGTCTACTGCCACACCGGGATACGAAGCGCCGCGGCCACCGGATACCTCACGGAGCAGGGCATCCACAACGTGAGAAACCTGACCGGCGGAATCGACGAGTGGTCGACCCGGATCGATCCCGTCGTTCCCCGCTACTAA
- a CDS encoding glycoside hydrolase: MMAPILRVSLFTTLFLVTLSGCGGADRPATLSLVDHPAPPGATFPDLATQPDGTVVLSWLTPPTDDTPGRVQIARRLKSGWQPTTTVAEHARLFVNWADFPRLGIDRTGEILVSYSRDETRAKFGQRIQVVRGNADGTTWQSPLSLHESQPPAEYGFVSMSPAEGLQHIAWLDGRDTVQGGTGKMQLRVLNWPTNDEASDGQLLDPDVCSCCQTAMTTTDDGMLLAYRDHTPAEIRDIAVIRQTETGWTSPAVVHDDRWKIAGCPVNGPALDSSAQRVALAWFTQADDQPRVKLAISEDGGRSFAEPIVLPDEDPVGRVSVRILSDGRVVVVWLRRGASNGEIVLGGIDPDGDPMEVQVLGEASPQRRSGFPRSTRVNDALWVAWTIGGRDALKVVEVRF, translated from the coding sequence ATGATGGCTCCCATTCTTCGGGTCTCTCTCTTCACGACCCTGTTCCTCGTGACGCTTTCCGGCTGCGGCGGAGCAGACCGTCCCGCGACCCTCAGCCTTGTCGATCACCCCGCGCCTCCGGGCGCCACATTCCCCGATCTTGCCACCCAACCGGACGGTACGGTCGTCCTTAGCTGGCTGACCCCGCCCACCGATGACACGCCGGGTCGGGTGCAGATCGCTCGCCGCCTGAAGAGTGGCTGGCAACCCACGACCACGGTCGCAGAACACGCTCGACTGTTCGTCAACTGGGCCGACTTCCCGCGCCTCGGGATCGATCGGACCGGTGAGATTCTGGTCAGTTACAGCCGAGATGAGACCCGCGCGAAGTTCGGGCAACGGATCCAGGTCGTTCGTGGCAACGCGGACGGCACGACCTGGCAGTCCCCGCTCTCACTGCACGAATCCCAACCGCCGGCGGAATATGGATTCGTTTCCATGAGTCCCGCAGAGGGGCTACAACACATCGCGTGGCTCGACGGACGAGACACCGTCCAGGGCGGCACCGGCAAGATGCAATTGCGTGTCCTGAACTGGCCGACCAACGATGAGGCAAGTGACGGCCAGCTCCTGGATCCGGACGTGTGCAGCTGCTGCCAGACGGCGATGACCACGACAGACGACGGCATGCTGCTGGCCTATCGAGACCATACGCCGGCCGAGATTCGAGACATCGCCGTCATCCGACAGACCGAGACCGGCTGGACCTCACCGGCCGTCGTCCACGACGACCGCTGGAAGATCGCGGGCTGTCCGGTCAATGGACCCGCCCTGGATAGCTCGGCACAGCGAGTCGCTCTGGCCTGGTTCACTCAGGCCGATGACCAACCACGGGTCAAGCTCGCCATTTCGGAGGATGGTGGGCGTTCGTTTGCGGAACCCATCGTGCTCCCGGACGAGGATCCCGTCGGGCGGGTATCGGTACGTATCCTTTCCGATGGCCGCGTGGTCGTCGTCTGGCTGCGACGAGGCGCCTCGAACGGCGAGATCGTTCTCGGGGGAATCGATCCCGACGGAGACCCGATGGAGGTCCAGGTACTCGGCGAGGCCTCCCCACAACGCCGCTCGGGCTTTCCACGAAGCACACGTGTGAACGACGCCCTGTGGGTCGCCTGGACCATCGGCGGCCGGGACGCGCTGAAAGTTGTCGAGGTCCGGTTCTAA
- a CDS encoding thiamine phosphate synthase, translating to MARASSESILFERIRAALAGASMRVWVRDVVADDASYRDRIVRLIDGIVPASRLVVHGRPDLAEEIGAGVHFAARAAAVISPPGRWVSRAVHDHDELIRAEASGATTLVVGTVFETPSKPGRETLGVGGLGRLCRQANRPVYAIGGIDETNARAVVEAGAHGVAVCGAIMGAEEPAAVAARIAGIVGSTASSG from the coding sequence GTGGCACGTGCGTCGTCCGAGTCGATTCTGTTCGAGCGCATACGGGCGGCACTCGCAGGCGCGTCGATGAGGGTGTGGGTGCGGGATGTCGTCGCGGACGACGCCTCGTATCGAGACCGGATCGTTCGACTGATCGACGGGATCGTTCCGGCGTCCCGACTGGTCGTTCACGGTCGACCGGATCTTGCCGAAGAGATCGGGGCCGGGGTCCATTTCGCGGCCCGCGCGGCGGCAGTGATCTCCCCGCCCGGTCGATGGGTGAGTCGGGCGGTCCACGACCACGACGAGCTGATCCGGGCCGAGGCGTCCGGTGCCACGACGTTGGTGGTCGGGACCGTATTCGAAACACCTTCAAAGCCCGGTCGGGAGACTCTCGGTGTCGGGGGTCTAGGAAGACTGTGCCGTCAGGCCAACCGACCGGTCTACGCGATCGGTGGGATCGATGAGACCAACGCCCGGGCGGTCGTCGAGGCCGGGGCCCACGGCGTCGCCGTCTGTGGCGCGATCATGGGGGCCGAGGAGCCCGCCGCAGTCGCGGCACGAATCGCTGGGATTGTGGGTTCCACCGCGTCGTCGGGTTAG
- a CDS encoding hydroxymethylpyrimidine/phosphomethylpyrimidine kinase — MDPSVLAIAATDGLVRAGLLVDILTIREHGLRPLAVVTAITAQDDAGLVGKLTTPVESIRDQFLAIDRSESPASVKMGALTDGATIETVHRWLVDRPRKGVVLDPVLTTSAGGVLLEGGELATLRQALLPHVDLLTPNLPETERLVGASMGSPRDVEHAAKSLLGMGVGNVLIKGGHAEWLDGADLLAHDDALTWLPGRFIAGTRLRGSGCRLSTSIACGLATGLTLLDAVDAARRWLAPLLAASAVEIEGPRG; from the coding sequence GTGGATCCCAGCGTCCTGGCGATTGCCGCTACCGACGGTCTCGTGAGGGCCGGATTGCTCGTCGATATCCTCACGATCCGCGAGCACGGCCTGCGTCCCCTCGCCGTCGTTACGGCGATTACCGCCCAGGATGACGCCGGTCTTGTCGGGAAGCTCACCACGCCGGTTGAGTCCATTAGAGATCAGTTTCTTGCCATCGACCGTTCGGAGAGTCCGGCATCCGTGAAGATGGGCGCCCTGACCGACGGCGCGACGATTGAGACGGTCCATCGCTGGCTCGTGGATCGCCCTCGGAAAGGGGTGGTTCTGGATCCGGTCCTGACGACGAGTGCCGGTGGCGTCCTGTTGGAGGGCGGCGAACTGGCGACGCTCCGCCAGGCCCTGTTGCCACACGTCGATCTCTTGACGCCGAATCTTCCCGAGACCGAACGTCTGGTCGGTGCTTCGATGGGGAGTCCGCGTGATGTGGAACACGCGGCGAAGTCGCTTCTCGGTATGGGAGTCGGAAATGTTCTCATCAAGGGTGGGCACGCGGAGTGGCTCGACGGAGCCGATCTCCTGGCGCACGACGACGCGTTGACCTGGTTGCCGGGCAGGTTCATCGCCGGGACCCGGTTGCGGGGCTCGGGCTGTCGCCTGTCGACCTCCATCGCGTGCGGCCTCGCGACGGGCCTCACGCTTCTGGACGCCGTCGATGCCGCTCGTCGTTGGCTGGCACCGTTGCTGGCCGCGTCCGCCGTCGAAATCGAGGGACCGCGTGGCTAG
- the thiO gene encoding glycine oxidase ThiO encodes MSESSREKQTLVVGAGIIGLTLADALLRRGRQVMVIERDRPGCGSTWAAGGMLAPISEAEHRDPDLLALAQRSLESYPRFVHRLEGDTGLQCGYSDQGSLWVAGNRDDREELNHLRQTLEQQSLRVETLDGEHLSQLEPHLSGRVQFGLRVDGDHQVDPRALVLCLEQSIRSRGGKIVSGARVEEILEHGGRVRGVAGQTRRGESFRLEADEVVLAAGAWSARGIRLPIEPIDVRPVKGQLLRLRGETLLRHVVRTPDVYLIPRADGELLVGATMEEMGFDSTPTAGPVMDLLRHAWEILPGTYDLELAEICVGLRPALDDQRPAIGPTSVSGLFLAVGHFRNGVLLAPATAAGLADWIVDDVEPDYLRAFHPRLTASVGESS; translated from the coding sequence ATGAGCGAGAGTTCCAGAGAGAAGCAGACGCTGGTCGTCGGAGCCGGCATCATCGGGCTGACCCTCGCGGACGCGCTGCTACGACGTGGTCGGCAGGTCATGGTCATCGAACGGGATCGACCCGGGTGTGGCTCGACATGGGCGGCCGGGGGAATGTTGGCGCCGATCTCGGAGGCCGAGCACCGCGACCCCGACCTGCTCGCGCTTGCCCAGAGGAGTCTCGAGAGTTACCCGCGCTTTGTGCACCGCCTGGAAGGCGATACCGGTCTTCAGTGTGGCTACAGCGATCAGGGCTCCCTGTGGGTCGCAGGCAATCGGGACGATCGGGAAGAATTGAATCACTTGCGCCAGACACTCGAGCAGCAATCGTTGCGGGTCGAGACCCTCGACGGCGAACATCTGAGCCAGCTTGAACCGCATCTCTCGGGTCGTGTGCAATTCGGTCTGCGAGTCGACGGCGATCATCAGGTCGACCCCCGCGCGCTCGTACTCTGTCTCGAGCAGTCGATTCGCTCCCGAGGTGGCAAGATCGTCTCCGGGGCTCGGGTCGAGGAGATCCTCGAGCACGGCGGACGCGTTCGCGGAGTCGCCGGACAGACCCGAAGAGGAGAGTCGTTTCGGCTGGAAGCGGACGAGGTGGTCCTTGCCGCCGGCGCCTGGAGCGCGCGGGGCATCCGGCTTCCGATCGAGCCCATCGATGTGAGGCCGGTGAAGGGGCAGCTCCTGCGGCTACGGGGCGAGACCCTCTTGCGTCACGTGGTTCGCACGCCCGACGTCTATCTTATTCCCCGAGCGGATGGCGAGCTTCTGGTGGGTGCGACGATGGAGGAGATGGGGTTCGACAGCACTCCGACGGCCGGACCGGTCATGGATCTATTGCGCCACGCGTGGGAGATCCTACCGGGTACCTACGATCTGGAGCTGGCCGAGATCTGTGTCGGCTTACGACCGGCGCTGGACGATCAGCGGCCGGCGATCGGACCGACATCGGTTTCGGGTTTGTTCCTCGCCGTAGGGCACTTCCGCAACGGAGTCCTTCTGGCGCCGGCGACGGCGGCGGGGCTGGCCGACTGGATCGTGGATGACGTCGAGCCGGACTATCTTCGCGCGTTCCATCCCCGGCTGACTGCGTCGGTAGGGGAGTCCTCGTGA
- the thiS gene encoding sulfur carrier protein ThiS — protein sequence MTEYRLNGESLPFEQVTMDELVARLAAAPQGVAVARNGRVVPRRDWQRVQVEVDDEIEIVVAVQGG from the coding sequence GTGACGGAGTATCGTTTAAACGGTGAAAGTCTGCCGTTCGAGCAAGTGACGATGGACGAGCTCGTCGCGCGACTCGCAGCGGCGCCCCAGGGCGTCGCCGTCGCGCGGAACGGACGCGTGGTGCCGCGACGGGACTGGCAACGGGTGCAGGTCGAGGTAGACGATGAGATCGAGATCGTCGTCGCAGTTCAGGGAGGCTAG